Proteins from a single region of Salvelinus namaycush isolate Seneca unplaced genomic scaffold, SaNama_1.0 Scaffold260, whole genome shotgun sequence:
- the LOC120039227 gene encoding transport and Golgi organization protein 1 homolog, with product MLPHCIPDRPWQVVATDLFTWNNENYIVTVDYYSRYFELDKLHSTTSAAVIHKLKAAFARHGITFYLNKSAESTRVEVDEPPPEVTLLENDEIGTSLSEDIDKVVEVPDNDDLRHFEALESSLPQPETLDTKGVESNTVLETTAERIKDYLQKDQQRTEDSVPYSVVEPEEGEIKATPSEPESKDDPELENAPDGFSEGRPIAELNTTLGITFDAVTSNDEDTWKVTPYDEESDKTEYQQDEESDHHIRETPLLAFPEESSNLEHENIPESDQTDEEDSLSKVPHTQKQDSKDNNLWSAFGDTVFNIVSGGERIAYVAGSEEDDEEDDDEGEITPEEPPKIEEPKESFGCSTSSELIFEEPGHSNFSEDAVKVPDEDSQTLKFEDESEEGDIEPSTPPADEASPFEHTEALAENLTEDDSPVPKQLSQTDMLSDFDSKMNESEQKQAVEELPIQKEESIDFSQVENTFKQGGTELFRLFQEPYQKVPDPSKNTMVKESHQELPIEEEDSIHLEGEEIEEELLEDENAVLSSSKTEHTDENDTESLSEFGSEQPNNYTQTDVVSSDVLDVVQHDEAIDIEPEVHETENDAESHTPSLKDKVLDPLPNKEAEYSNNVLRLRLLRDRCKEEDMERLQKILGPQNLFRLEFLFFDLELKAARRSQTNVSEDIETVLEAILEASETPILDEIERMLDAHENADLQQDAGEFVEETSILEDFQELVFTLRQKYSTARNSAPMAVGSQLHPDTDGNMSENTLDMGLSVDMDHPPSGSLESPPVTDFHEDEQSGSSFVSVLILSGRLVTLFYEYLGIYGVMMVTSLPEHWKPGPDFYGVSCEPVLVTAGAGVIGFLFWRSILSVKSKSYLKMVDRMKKLEQEKKEILQKVAELQQQGEELKEKQKLSEKSATLSLEKIQELENIVQEMERQNERLDEENNLHAISFDKERANTAKHEDMMSEMDKTIEKLKRSKKKTQDALSKSTILMDEAKLREDARNVQVQVLEKDIATLKEENLSLHHAAKLWEEKHRETSEQIKVYQKSQKDLEDSLLQKDHNVEVLSDLLGDLEACDDLKGGVVANGVASNDKQTIIQNRHKQMMDVSRVQTTLSVVEEERDRFMTKLLNEEKSRKELEEQFQKLEHDILLVKSDKNHLENQYKTLQQKNDIMTEMYQQKENALQQKLTKEEFERPNKEDRLTEMNGRALEEEVKVCRQRVKEIQDELKWTEKFYKAQIIEQEQKSHENWVIARAAEQALFDEKKETTNIRNLLTDMSSKLKELCRPLFKPTPGMAPMPLRRGDLYRPSPVRSSRVPPPPPPPPVGRRNKPYRPRPHSDPHGRRYSPYHKHPVAARPDTMAPRTSSPSNLGSSNYRPQGPGSLLVSPISSPLDSSLRPVISHPSGLCHRPLPGPHHIPPPPPCMPPKYRPDNGHSGMMPPGPPPPNGHPPGPMIPPGHRPQPPGAYGPSSPHNRYLPPPSHYGPVPPPFGPPYTYVHYGPLDHSIPLRHLPPGVAPFPPHVGPKDFPVQPQVPHGHDSSLGPQPGAGPQGQGQDYSSQQATAAPQDSVSSAMAEP from the exons ATGTTACCTCACTGTATCCCAGACCGACCCTGGCAGGTCGTGGCAACCGATCTGTTCACCTGGAACAACGAGAACTACATCGTAACAGTTGACTACTACAGCAGATACTTCGAACTCGACAAGCTTCACAGCACCACATCTGCAGCTGTGATACACAAGCTGAAAGCAGCCTTTGCCAGGCATGGCATT aCTTTTTACCTAAACAAAAGTGCTGAGAGCACCAGGGTGGAAGTGGATGAGCCTCCACCTGAAGTGACACTGTTAGAAAATGATGAGATAGGTACATCCCTATCAGAGGACATTGATAAGGTTGTAGAGGTTCCAGATAATGATGATCTGAGACATTTTGAGGCTTTAGAGTCCTCTCTGCCTCAGCCTGAAACTCTTGACACAAAGGGAGTGGAATCTAACACTGTACTTGAGACCACAGCTGAGAGGATCAAAGATTACCTTCAGAAAGATCAGCAGAGGACAGAGGACTCTGTGCCGTACAGTGTTGTTGAACCAGAGGAAGGTGAGATCAAAGCAACCCCCTCAGAACCTGAATCCAAAGATGATCCTGAGTTAGAAAATGCACCTGATGGTTTTTCAGAAGGCAGACCTATTGCTGAGTTAAACACCACACTTGGAATAACTTTTGATGCTGTCACTTCCAATGATGAGGACACTTGGAAGGTGACTCCATATGATGAGGAAAGTGACAAGACTGAATATCAGCAGGATGAGGAAAGTGATCATCATATCAGGGAAACTCCATTGCTGGCTTTTCCTGAAGAAAGTTCTAATTTGGAACACGAGAACATTCCGGAATCTGATCAGACAGATGAGGAAGACAGTCTATCAAAGGTACCTCATACACAGAAACAGGACTCCAAGGACAATAACCTGTGGTCTGCATTTGGTGATACCGTTTTTAACATTGTCAGTGGTGGGGAAAGAATAGCTTATGTTGCCGGTTCAGAGGAAGATGACGAGGAGGATGATGACGAAGGTGAGATTACACCAGAGGAGCCTCCCAAAATTGAAGAACCCAAGGAGTCATTTGGCTGTTCTACTTCCTCTGAGCTAATCTTTGAGGAACCTGGGCACTCTAATTTCAGTGAGGATGCTGTCAAAGTACCTGATGAGGATTCTCAGACGTTGAAGTTTGAGGATGAATCTGAAGAAGGTGACATCGAACCTTCAACACCTCCTGCTGATGAGGCGAGTCCCTTTGAACACACTGAGGCTTTAGCAGAGAATCTCACAGAAGATGACAGCCCAGTCCCTAAACAGctctcacagacagacatgctctCAGACTTTGATAGTAAAATGAACGAATCAGAGCAGAAACAAGCTGTTGAAGAACTCCCCATACAAAAAGAGGAGTCAATAGATTTCTCACAAGTAGAGAATACATTTAAACAGGGTGGTACAGAGCTTTTCAGACTATTTCAAGAACCATACCAGAAGGTCCCAGATCCAAGTAAAAACACAATGGTGAAAGAGAGCCATCAAGAACTCCCCATAGAGGAGGAGGATTCAATACACCTAGAGGGGGAAGAGATTGAGGAAGAGTTACTAGAGGATGAAAATGCAGTATTGTCTTCATCCAAAACTGAGCACACTGATGAAAATGACACAGAAAGTCTATCTGAATTTGGGTCAGAGCAACCCAATAATTATACACAAACCGATGTTGTatccagtgatgtgttggatgtgGTCCAACACGACGAGGCTATTGACATAGAACCTGAGGTGCATGAGACTGAAAATGATGCTGAAAGCCACACGCCCTCACTTAAAGATAAAGTTCTGGATCCCCTTCCAAACAAAGAGGCGGAATACAGTAACAATGTGTTGAGGCTGAGACTATTGCGAGACCGCTGCAAGGAGGAGGATATGGAGCGCCTCCAAAAGATTCTAGGTCCTCAGAACCTCTTTAGGTTGGAGTTCCTTTTTTTTGACCTGGAGCTGAAGGCTGCCCGGCGGTCCCAGACAAACGTCAGTGAGGACATTGAAACGGTGCTGGAAGCCATTTTGGAAGCCTCTGAAACCCCAATCCTGGATGAGATTGAGAGGATGCTGGATGCCCATGAGAACGCTGACCTGCAGCAGGATGCTGGTGAGTTTGTTGAGGAAACTTCCATCTTGGAAGACTTCCAGGAATTGGTGTTCACCCTGCGTCAGAAGTACTCAACGGCCAGAAACAGTGCTCCCATGGCAGTGGGCAGTCAACTACACCCTGACACAG ATGGGAATATGTCTGAAAATACCTTGGACATGGGACTTAGCGTAGACATGGATCACCCTCCCTCAG GATCTCTGGAGTCACCTCCTGTCACTGATTTCCATGAAGATGAGCAGAGTGGTTCATCATTCGTATCAGTGCTAATTTTATCTGGTCGTCTCGTCACCCTGTTTTATGAGTATCTTGGAATATATGGTGTTATG ATGGTCACCAGCCTGCCAGAGCACTGGAAGCCAGGTCCAGACTTCTACGGCGTGTCCTGTGAACCCGTGCTGGTCACTGCAGGTGCCGGGGTCATCGGCTTCCTCTTCTGGAGGAGCATTCTATCT GTCAAAAGCAAGTCATATCTAA AAATGGTGGACAGGATGAAAAAGCTTGAACAAGAGAAGAAGGAGATACTCCAAAAGGTCGCTGAACTGCAGCAACAG GGCGAAGAACTTAAAGAAAAGCAAAAGCTGTCTGAAAAATCTGCCACTTTATCTCTGGAAAAGATCCAGGAATTGGAG AATATTGtgcaagagatggagagacaaaatGAGCGCCTGGACGAGGAAAATAACTTACACGCCATATCCTTTGACAAAGAGCGGGCCAATACTGCGAAACATGAAGATATG ATGTCCGAAATGGACAAAACCATTGAGAAGTTGAAGCGCAGCAAGAAGAAGACCCAGGATGCACTGTCGAAG TCTACCATTCTGATGGATGAAGCCAAACTCCGCGAAGATGCCCGGAATGTCCAGGTCCAGGTTCTGGAGAAGGATATTGCCACCCTGAAGGAGGAGAACCTCTCG CTGCACCATGCTGCCAAGTTGTGGGAGGAGAAGCACAGGGAGACAAGCGAGCAGATCAAAGTCTACCAGAAGTCCCAGAAAGACCTGGAGGATTCCCTCCTTCAGAAGGACCACAACGTTGAG GTTCTATCTGACCTGCTAGGAGACCTGGAGGCCTGCGATGACCTGAAAGGTGGAGTTGTTGCTAACGGGGTAGCCTCTAACG ACAAGCAGACCAtcatccaaaaccgccataagcaAATGATGGATGTCTCTCGG GTCCAGACCACTCTGTCTGTTGTGGAGGAAGAGCGCGATCGCTTCATGACCAAGCTGCTGAACGAAGAGAAGTCCAGGAAAGAGCTGGAAG AGCAATTTCAGAAGCTGGAGCATGACATCTTGTTGGTGAAAAGTGACAAGAACCACCTGGAGAACCAGTACAAGACCCTGCAGCAGAAGAATGACATCATGACAGAGATGTACCAGCAGAAGGAGAACGCTTTGCAGCA GAAGCTGACCAAGGAGGAGTTTGAGCGCCCCAACAAGGAAGACCGGCTGACGGAGATGAATGGCAGGGCCCTAGAGGAGGAGGTCAAGGTGTGTAGGCAGCGCGTTAAGGAGATCCAGGACGAGCTGAAATGGACCGAGAAGTTCTACAAAGCTCAGATCATTGAGCAGGAGCAGAAATCTCACGAGAACTGG gTGATTGCACGCGCCGCAGAGCAAGCTCTGTTCGACGAGAAGAAGGAAACAACTAACATTCGTAACTT ACTGACTGACATGTCCAGCAAGCTGAAGGAGCTCTGTAGGCCTCTGTTCAAGCCCACCCCTGGGATGGCTCCCATGCCTCTCCGACGAG GTGATTTGTACAGGCCCTCACCTGTGAGAAGTTCAcgggtgccccccccccccccccccccccccgtggggCGAAGGAACAAGCCCTACC GACCACGACCTCACTCTGACCCTCACGGCCGCCGTTACTCTCCGTACCACAAACACCCAGTGGCTGCTAGACCTG ACACCATGGCCCCACGTACATCCTCACCAAGCAATCTGGGCAGCTCG AACTATCGACCTCAGGGTCCTGGCTCCCTGCTGGTCTCTCCCATCAGCTCCCCCCTCGACTCAAGCCTCAGACCAGTCATCAGCCATCCCTCCGGACTCTGCCACCGTCCTCTTCCCGGACCCCACCACATCCCTCCTCCCCCACCCTGCATGCCTCCCAAGTACCGACCAGACAACGGACACTCAGGCATGATGCCTCCTGGACCCCCACCGCCTAACGGACACCCGCCTGGTCCAATGATACCACCCGGACATCGACCTCAACCTCCTGGTGCTTACGGTCCCTCTTCCCCACACAACCGGTACCTTCCTCCACCTTCTCACTATGGACCGGTGCCTCCTCCATTCG GACCCCCATATACCTACGTGCACTATGGACCACTTGATCACTCCATCCCACTCCGACACCTGCCCCCTGGGGTGGCCCCATTCCCTCCTCATGTCGGCCCCAAAGACTTCCCTGTGCAGCCACAGGTCCCACATGGCCATGACTCTTCATTGGGCCCCCAGCCCGGCGCTGGCCCCCAGGGCCAGGGGCAAGACTACAGCTCCCAGCAGGCAACAGCTGCCCCCCAGGACTCAGTCAGCTCTGCCATGGCAGAGCCTTAG